Within Streptomyces roseirectus, the genomic segment GACGCCCGCTCAACTGGAACGTCCTCACCATCGACGCCCAGGTCCCCGAACGCGTCCCGCGCCAGCTGTACGCAAGTGAGCGCGCCCGTGAGGCCGGTGGCCGCGTCGTCGCGCTCACCATGCCGATCCTCACGCCGATGAACATGTCGCTGGGCACGTTCTGCGCGCTCAACCTCATCCCCGGCTGGGGCCCGATCCTCGGCCTGCCGATTCCCGAACGCATCGAGAAACTGGGCGACTTCGACGTCCGCGCCGAGATGCTGCGGCGCGCCCGCTCCAAGGAGGCGGGCGTCTTCCGCAGGCTCGCCGACTTCGGACGGTACGTCATCGGCGACACCTACAGCCCGCGCAACGAGGGCCTGACCGGACGCGTCGTCGGCGACATCGCCGCCGAACGCGGCCAGGACCCCTTCACCACCCTCGTCGAGATCTGCTCCAACGACTGTCTGCGCACGGTGCTTTGGCCGATGCCGCGCGACAACGACCCCGCCTCCTGGGCGCTGCGCGCCGAGACCTGGCGGCACGAGGACGTCCTGCTCGGCGGCTCCGACGCCGGGGCCCACCTGGACCGCATGTGCGGGGCGCCCTACACGACCCGCTTCCTCGGCGACTGCCTGCGCGGACGGAAACTCGTCGCACTGGAACAGGCGGTGAAGATGCTCACCGACGACCCCGCGCAACTCTTCGGACTGCGCCGCCGTGGGCGGATCCAGGAAGGGTTCCACGCGGACCTCGTCCTCTTCGACCCCGAACGCATCGACGCCGGAAAGGCCACCCTCGTCCACGACCTCCCCGGCGACAGCCCACGCCTCGACTCCAAGGCGCTCGGCATAACCGCCGTCTGGGTCAACGGAGTCGAGGCCATCCGCGACGACGTCGTCACCGGCGCCG encodes:
- a CDS encoding N-acyl-D-amino-acid deacylase family protein gives rise to the protein MLDHVIKGATVVDGTGGPARVADVGIRDGRIAVVGEVTQESRAVEDAHGLVLCPGFVDPHTHYDAQLFWDPYATPSLNHGVTTVAAGNCGFTLAPLHPERPQDADYTRRMMSKVEGMSLVALEEGAPWNWHSFGEYLDALDGRIAVNAGFMVGHCALRRHVMGADAVGGQPSEAQLHALVGLLHEAMDAGAWGFSTTQSSTHSDGDGNPVASRHALPAELVAMARAVGEHEGTQIEAIVAGCLDQFSDAEIDLLVDVSAAAGRPLNWNVLTIDAQVPERVPRQLYASERAREAGGRVVALTMPILTPMNMSLGTFCALNLIPGWGPILGLPIPERIEKLGDFDVRAEMLRRARSKEAGVFRRLADFGRYVIGDTYSPRNEGLTGRVVGDIAAERGQDPFTTLVEICSNDCLRTVLWPMPRDNDPASWALRAETWRHEDVLLGGSDAGAHLDRMCGAPYTTRFLGDCLRGRKLVALEQAVKMLTDDPAQLFGLRRRGRIQEGFHADLVLFDPERIDAGKATLVHDLPGDSPRLDSKALGITAVWVNGVEAIRDDVVTGAVPGKVLRSGTDTRTVSTK